Below is a genomic region from Microbacterium esteraromaticum.
GCTGCATCGCGTGCCCTGACGGCGGGCGTGCTGGCACGCGCACTCGCCGCCTCGGAGGAGTACGGCCACGCGTTGAGCGCCTACGGATACGCGGCGGAGCTGCATGAGGAGGCCGAGGAGCCTGCAGAGCAGGCGCTGGTGCTCACCGAGCAGGCGAAGATCCTCGCGCGGTTCGGCGAGCACTCCGACGCCCGCGACCTGCTCGAGCAGGCAGCCGACCTGGTGCGCCCCACCGAGGCGGTCGGCGCGATCGTCGACGTGCTGCACAACCTGGGCCAGGCGTACGGCGGCGCCCGCGACGAGCGTGCCTTCGCGCTCTTCGACGAGGTCGCCGCTCTCGCCGCCGAGCACGACGCCCCCTGGCTGCTCGCCGATGTGACCGACTCGCGCGGGCGCGCTCTGATCGAGTTCGACCGGCTCGACGACGCGATCGCGGCGCTGCTGACCGCGGCCGACGGCTTCGCCGAGGTCGGCGACGCCACCTCGGCAGGCGGCTCCGAGCTGTTCGCCGCCCGCGCGCTGGCGAGCGCCGATCGCCTCGACGACGCCGTGCCGCTGTATCGCAGCGTGCTCGATCGCGCAGCCGAGATCCCGCCGCTGCATCAGGTGGCGGCCCTCGAGCTCGGCGACGTGCTCGAGAAGCTCGGCCGCACCGGCGACGCCGCCGAGGTGCGCGCCCTGCTGGACTGAGTCAGGGGCATCCGGGCATCCGAGCGTTCGGGCGTTGGGGCGTTCGGGCGTTCGGGCGTTCGATTCACCCAGCGCAGGAGAACACGCGAGAACAGGCCGGATTCCCCCGGAATCTCCTGTCCTCGCGTGTTCTCCTGTCCTCGGCGAAGGTGAGTCGAAAGTCCGAAGAAGGCGATACAACGCAGAACAGGCCCGGTTCCGAGGAACCGGGCCTGTTCTCGTGAGACCGATCAGGCCTTGCGGATCAGCTTCTTGTTGACGAACTCGTCGGCGGCCAGCAGACCCAGCTCGCGCGAGGTGCCGCTGCGCTTCACGCCGCCGAACGGCAGCTCGGGGCTGTCGGCGAGCGCGATGTTCACGTAGACCATGCCCGCCTCGATGCGGTTCGCGACGCGCTCCGCCTGCTCGGGGTCGGTCGTGAACACGTACGAACCCAGACCGAAGGACGTGTCGTTCGCAAGCTCGACGGCGGCATCCTCGTCGGCGACGCGGTACACGACCGCAGCGGGGCCGAAGAGCTCCTCGCGGTACACGTCCATCTCGGGGGTCACGTCGGCGAGCACGGTCGGTGCGAAGAACGCGCCCTCACGGGTGCCTCCGGTCAGCACGGTCGCACCCTGCGCGACGGCCGTGTCGACTTGCTCCTGCAGGCGTTCGGCTGCGGCCAGCGACGACAGCGGGCCGAGCACGGTGTCCTCCTGCGTCGGGTCCTCGGCCGATACGGCGGCGAGAGCGGCCGTGAACTTCGAGGTGAACTCCTCGTACAGGCCGTCGACGACGACGAAGCGCTTGGCGCCGTTGCACGACTGTCCGTTGTTGTCGAGGCGCGCGTCGACGGCGAGCTGCACGACCGAGTCGAGGTCGTCGGCCGAGAGCACGATGAACGGGTCGGAGCCGCCCAGCTCGAGAGCGACCTTCTTGAGGTTGCGTCCGGCCACCTCGGCGACGGCG
It encodes:
- a CDS encoding NAD-dependent succinate-semialdehyde dehydrogenase; this translates as MTDYAVVNPATGETVASYDTATDEQIEQAIAAAASAAKSWGATAPADRAAVIRRIAELHRERKDELGAIIVREMGKPIAAAVGEVEFAADIIEYYADNIEAITADQPLQILGEGTAVVRRAPLGALLGIMPWNFPAYQVARFAAPNLAIGNTIILKHAPQCPESAAAIEAIYRDAGLPEGAYVNVYATNEQAATIIADPRVHGVSVTGSERAGAAVAEVAGRNLKKVALELGGSDPFIVLSADDLDSVVQLAVDARLDNNGQSCNGAKRFVVVDGLYEEFTSKFTAALAAVSAEDPTQEDTVLGPLSSLAAAERLQEQVDTAVAQGATVLTGGTREGAFFAPTVLADVTPEMDVYREELFGPAAVVYRVADEDAAVELANDTSFGLGSYVFTTDPEQAERVANRIEAGMVYVNIALADSPELPFGGVKRSGTSRELGLLAADEFVNKKLIRKA